In a single window of the Hoyosella subflava DQS3-9A1 genome:
- a CDS encoding suppressor of fused domain protein, with protein MSARDLPARVRAHITTELAIGEPAGASVTFLGVEPIEVLRFGPAPSGLVYYATCGCSQQPMGDPADLMADPVRGPRAEVVMRLRGGADQVLRPLAVIAASPGVEGLILAEDSLIDLGEPLWPGSAFTAVVLGRSEVQPLTLSEPMSPIEFFDAVPITPTEAAWLRLRGVSALREAWAEASIDTTDPARSAVRMT; from the coding sequence ATGTCCGCGCGTGATCTGCCAGCCCGAGTGCGGGCTCACATCACAACTGAACTCGCGATCGGCGAACCCGCGGGCGCGTCGGTGACGTTCCTGGGCGTAGAACCAATCGAAGTGTTGCGCTTCGGTCCCGCGCCAAGCGGTCTCGTTTACTACGCGACGTGTGGCTGCAGCCAGCAACCTATGGGCGATCCTGCGGACCTTATGGCGGACCCGGTGCGTGGCCCTCGCGCGGAGGTTGTCATGCGGCTGCGCGGCGGGGCCGACCAGGTCCTTCGCCCGCTCGCCGTGATTGCCGCTTCGCCCGGCGTGGAAGGACTGATCCTCGCGGAAGATTCGCTCATCGACCTGGGTGAGCCGTTGTGGCCCGGTTCCGCGTTCACCGCAGTGGTCCTGGGACGCAGTGAGGTGCAACCGCTCACGCTGTCGGAGCCCATGTCACCTATCGAGTTCTTCGATGCGGTTCCGATTACTCCGACGGAGGCGGCGTGGCTGCGCCTGCGCGGCGTGTCGGCGCTGCGGGAAGCCTGGGCAGAGGCATCGATCGACACGACTGACCCCGCTCGATCTGCAGTTCGGATGACGTGA
- a CDS encoding general stress protein, with protein MTSPLSGAKKFGLPTPPTGWPIGAYPTYAEAQRAVDYLSDQQFPVQDVTIVGVDLMQVERVTGRLNWPRVIGGAVVTGAWIGVFIGLLIGIFTGQLLEPLVTGIFFGVLFWVVMQAVQYAASRGQRDFQSTMQLVAGRYDVLCNPANAERGRDLLARLAEGH; from the coding sequence ATGACGAGTCCGCTGAGCGGGGCGAAGAAGTTTGGGTTGCCCACCCCGCCAACTGGATGGCCAATCGGGGCGTACCCGACCTACGCTGAGGCCCAACGTGCGGTTGACTATCTGTCTGACCAGCAGTTCCCAGTGCAGGACGTCACCATTGTCGGAGTCGACCTCATGCAGGTCGAGCGGGTCACCGGTCGGCTGAACTGGCCCCGCGTGATCGGTGGTGCCGTGGTCACCGGCGCCTGGATCGGTGTTTTTATTGGTTTGCTCATCGGAATATTCACCGGGCAGTTGCTTGAGCCGCTCGTCACCGGAATATTCTTCGGCGTTCTCTTTTGGGTCGTCATGCAGGCAGTCCAATATGCCGCCTCGCGGGGGCAGCGCGATTTTCAGTCGACGATGCAACTCGTAGCCGGCCGCTACGACGTGTTGTGCAATCCGGCGAATGCGGAGCGCGGGCGTGACTTGCTCGCGCGGCTCGCGGAGGGCCACTGA
- a CDS encoding lytic transglycosylase domain-containing protein — MPTKKRRDTSRNRRSSVLAMAGLLPAGLFGVAAASDLESSDSAAQAVHEVEISHAAAAAYNDSTVGMVTPVLRNPTVLRSQQTVAADAIAQQAGEELLEGLNLAVGEALNNVTVNLGAFAIPAVMLEAYKKAAAQMEALRPSCGISWTLLAGIGHVESGHASGGAVDVNGRTLRPILGPRLDGTTPNTAVIRDTDGGELDGDSQFDRAVGPMQFIPSTWRMYATDGNGDGQADPHNVYDATVAAAKYLCDAGGDLTVAGNQERAILRYNASRSYLNNVRNWATAYATGVLPTPTDLPPAGALPWELPDPSAEAAADPMSSLIDELRRGEDGELDDRDEDEARDEDRPRNPLDELAEMLPPPPQVPCVIFCAPQPGPDQGDEGAPPPPPPSLPEIPGLPDLRLPFP; from the coding sequence GTGCCGACGAAGAAGCGCCGCGACACGTCACGCAACCGCCGCAGCAGCGTTCTCGCGATGGCCGGACTGCTCCCAGCCGGGCTGTTCGGGGTTGCAGCAGCATCCGACCTAGAATCGTCCGATTCGGCCGCCCAGGCTGTACATGAGGTCGAGATCAGCCACGCGGCAGCAGCTGCCTACAACGACTCGACTGTTGGCATGGTGACGCCCGTGCTGCGAAACCCGACAGTGTTGCGCAGCCAACAGACGGTCGCAGCGGACGCGATTGCCCAGCAGGCAGGGGAGGAACTTCTTGAGGGCCTCAATCTCGCCGTGGGTGAGGCGCTGAACAATGTGACCGTCAATCTCGGGGCGTTCGCGATTCCCGCCGTGATGCTCGAGGCCTACAAGAAGGCTGCGGCTCAGATGGAGGCGCTGCGCCCATCGTGCGGCATCTCCTGGACCCTCCTTGCAGGTATCGGCCACGTTGAGTCGGGGCACGCATCTGGGGGCGCGGTTGACGTAAACGGGCGGACACTGCGTCCGATCCTGGGTCCGCGGCTGGATGGGACCACACCGAACACTGCCGTGATCCGTGATACCGACGGCGGCGAACTGGACGGCGACAGCCAGTTCGACCGCGCTGTGGGACCGATGCAGTTCATACCGAGCACGTGGCGGATGTACGCCACCGACGGCAACGGTGACGGCCAGGCAGATCCTCACAATGTCTACGACGCGACAGTCGCGGCAGCGAAGTACCTGTGCGACGCCGGCGGGGATCTCACCGTGGCCGGCAACCAGGAGCGAGCCATCCTGCGTTACAACGCATCGCGCAGCTACCTGAATAACGTGCGGAACTGGGCAACCGCCTACGCGACGGGTGTACTTCCCACCCCGACCGACCTGCCGCCAGCCGGGGCGCTCCCCTGGGAGTTGCCAGATCCTTCAGCGGAGGCAGCTGCAGACCCGATGTCCTCGCTGATCGACGAGTTGCGACGCGGTGAGGATGGCGAGCTCGACGACAGGGACGAGGACGAGGCCCGCGATGAGGACCGCCCACGAAACCCACTCGACGAGCTGGCCGAGATGCTTCCGCCGCCGCCTCAGGTCCCATGCGTGATCTTCTGCGCGCCGCAGCCCGGGCCGGATCAGGGCGACGAGGGTGCACCGCCTCCACCGCCACCCTCGCTGCCTGAGATTCCCGGTCTCCCGGACCTCCGGCTCCCGTTCCCGTGA
- a CDS encoding Mrp/NBP35 family ATP-binding protein, translated as MSQLTESAIRSALARVQDPEIRKPITELGMVKSIDITDEGDVAIGIYLTVSGCPMRSEIENRVSSAAADVPGVRDVSVTLDVMDDEQRSELRKKLRGDSAEPVIPFAQPNSLTRVYAVASGKGGVGKSSVTVNLAAALAARGLSVGVLDADIYGHSIPRMLGTDAKPTQVERMILPPISHEVKLISIAQFTTGNVPVVWRGPMLHRALQQFLADVFWGDLDVLLLDLPPGTGDIAISVAQLIPGAEILVVTTPQQAAAEVAERAGAIALQTRQRVAGVIENMSWLELADGTRMDVFGSGGGQVVADRLTQSIGANVPLLGQVPLDPAIREGGDAGMPIVLSHPDSAAGEALLAIAEKLAVRERGLAGMSLGIDTTRHLR; from the coding sequence ATGTCCCAACTTACTGAATCGGCCATCCGGTCAGCGCTTGCCCGGGTGCAAGACCCCGAGATCCGCAAGCCCATAACTGAACTTGGCATGGTGAAAAGCATCGACATCACCGATGAGGGTGATGTCGCGATTGGCATATACCTCACGGTGTCCGGGTGCCCGATGCGTTCTGAAATCGAGAACCGCGTGTCATCGGCTGCAGCGGATGTTCCGGGAGTGCGCGATGTGAGCGTCACGCTCGACGTCATGGACGACGAGCAGCGCAGCGAGCTGCGAAAGAAGCTCCGCGGTGACTCCGCGGAGCCGGTCATTCCTTTCGCTCAGCCGAACTCACTTACGCGCGTGTACGCGGTCGCCTCCGGAAAGGGTGGCGTCGGAAAGTCCAGCGTCACCGTCAACCTCGCCGCAGCGCTGGCGGCACGGGGACTGTCAGTGGGCGTGCTAGACGCCGATATTTACGGACATTCGATCCCGCGCATGCTTGGGACTGACGCGAAACCAACACAAGTTGAGCGGATGATCCTGCCGCCCATCTCGCATGAGGTGAAGCTCATCTCGATCGCTCAGTTCACCACTGGCAACGTTCCAGTGGTGTGGCGGGGGCCAATGCTGCATCGTGCATTGCAGCAGTTTCTTGCCGACGTATTCTGGGGTGATCTGGACGTCCTCTTGCTCGACTTGCCGCCCGGCACCGGGGACATTGCGATTTCTGTCGCACAACTGATCCCTGGCGCTGAAATCCTCGTTGTCACTACCCCGCAGCAGGCAGCTGCAGAAGTGGCGGAACGCGCGGGCGCCATCGCTTTGCAGACGCGGCAACGCGTCGCTGGTGTCATCGAGAACATGTCGTGGCTCGAACTAGCTGACGGCACGCGTATGGATGTGTTCGGTTCCGGCGGCGGCCAAGTAGTGGCGGACCGGCTGACGCAATCCATCGGTGCGAACGTGCCGCTACTCGGCCAGGTGCCCCTCGATCCCGCGATCCGGGAAGGCGGCGACGCCGGAATGCCGATCGTGCTGAGCCATCCCGACTCTGCGGCCGGTGAGGCTCTACTCGCCATCGCCGAGAAACTCGCCGTACGCGAGCGCGGGCTCGCAGGGATGTCACTGGGCATCGACACCACGCGACATCTGCGCTGA
- a CDS encoding alpha/beta hydrolase has protein sequence MQAERIPYDDPSEAAPAADAEGRAFTVHHGPPSARSRLIWWCTWLFVRPLFLLWPLGVLGFSLIVALSGRVDRRLTARGKSSRCTYTPAELGGCPAEWVSPRNSRLTANRPVILYLHGGGFYFGGLGTHRPICTALALAVDADVVSVAYRQLPDGGVGTSVADAIKAYEELNQTARPTRKIFVAGDSAGGYLTMKVGELAARRNLHVPDGLIGFSPLLSMFPERYHVARPAKDAYLPARRVVRVRRHWLSGDVPVEGVLSPLHASDLITSPVFLTAAHNELLATDIYEFGRELHRRGVRVEVHAWIQQLHAFPAMVYLVPEAQHAVDETAAFVRSIVHQER, from the coding sequence GTGCAGGCCGAAAGAATCCCCTATGACGATCCTTCGGAGGCTGCGCCTGCTGCGGATGCGGAGGGCCGCGCTTTCACCGTGCACCATGGTCCACCGAGTGCGCGCTCGCGGCTGATCTGGTGGTGTACGTGGTTGTTTGTGAGGCCCCTCTTCCTGCTGTGGCCGCTAGGGGTGCTCGGCTTCTCGCTGATCGTCGCGCTGTCGGGACGCGTTGACCGTCGTTTGACCGCGCGCGGTAAATCATCACGGTGCACATACACGCCAGCTGAACTGGGCGGCTGCCCTGCGGAATGGGTGTCACCCCGGAACTCGCGACTCACAGCGAACCGTCCGGTCATCCTGTACCTGCACGGCGGCGGGTTCTATTTCGGCGGCCTGGGGACGCACCGCCCGATCTGCACCGCGCTGGCTCTGGCGGTTGATGCCGATGTGGTGTCAGTCGCGTACCGGCAACTGCCGGACGGCGGTGTGGGCACATCGGTCGCCGACGCCATCAAAGCGTACGAGGAGCTCAACCAGACGGCGCGGCCGACGCGCAAGATCTTTGTGGCGGGCGACTCCGCGGGCGGCTACCTCACGATGAAGGTAGGGGAACTCGCCGCTCGGCGGAACCTGCACGTTCCGGACGGGCTCATCGGGTTTTCTCCGCTGCTGTCGATGTTCCCCGAGCGCTACCACGTGGCCCGGCCAGCGAAGGACGCGTACCTTCCAGCCAGGCGGGTCGTACGCGTCCGGCGGCATTGGCTGTCCGGAGATGTGCCCGTCGAGGGCGTCCTGTCCCCGCTGCACGCTTCAGACCTCATCACCTCGCCGGTGTTCCTCACCGCCGCGCACAATGAACTCCTTGCCACGGACATCTACGAGTTCGGCCGTGAACTGCACCGCCGCGGGGTGCGCGTCGAGGTTCATGCATGGATTCAGCAGCTCCATGCTTTTCCAGCCATGGTGTACTTGGTGCCCGAGGCTCAGCACGCGGTCGACGAAACCGCAGCCTTTGTCAGGTCAATTGTTCACCAGGAACGATAG
- the tatB gene encoding Sec-independent protein translocase protein TatB → MFSNIGWGEIFILMVAALVILGPERLPGAMTWTARALRQARDYVAGASKQIRDEMGTDFDDFREPLNELRNLRNMSPRAAVTKHLLDGDDSIFTGNFDSPSQAPSGSSGGKPGGSKPEMNPEKSPLSMNEKPPIDTDAT, encoded by the coding sequence GTGTTCAGCAACATCGGTTGGGGCGAGATCTTCATTCTCATGGTCGCCGCCCTTGTCATCCTGGGACCTGAGCGGCTCCCTGGCGCCATGACTTGGACCGCTCGCGCGTTGCGTCAGGCACGCGACTATGTCGCCGGTGCAAGCAAACAGATCCGTGACGAGATGGGTACCGATTTCGACGATTTCCGTGAGCCTCTCAACGAGTTGCGGAACCTTCGCAACATGTCGCCGCGGGCAGCAGTAACGAAGCATTTGCTCGACGGTGATGACTCGATTTTCACCGGAAACTTCGACTCCCCAAGTCAGGCACCCTCTGGTTCGTCGGGCGGGAAACCGGGCGGCAGCAAGCCTGAGATGAATCCAGAGAAATCACCTCTCAGCATGAATGAAAAACCACCCATCGACACGGATGCGACGTGA